DNA from Castellaniella sp. MT123:
GCCCTGGTATTCGGCACGCACCTGCGTCGGCAGGCTGACGAACGCGGCCAGATTGGAGGATTTGGCCGTCAGCAGCAAGGGCGAAAACAGGGTCGCCCCGGTGAACACCGCAATCATCAAGGCGCTGGCCTCGCGGCTTTGGGCACGCGCGCCCAGGCTGTCGTCCATTTCCCGGTACAACGGCAGGAGCAGTGCCAGACGCGCATTGGCGGACGGCATCACGATCGACAGCAGAAAACCGAACAGCGTGAGCGCCGCCCGATGCCAGAAGGCGGAGTCGGGCAGACGGACCAGCACCCACAGCATGAATCGATAGGCCAGTCCGGAGCTGACCATGACCGCGGCCAGCGCATAGACCCCCAGCAACAGGAGAAACGTACGTGAATAGAATCCGTGCAACGCCACGTCGGCCGGCACCAGATCGATGAACAACATGGCCACCACCGCCATGATGGGCGGAATGAATTCGTCGACCAGAGCGAACAGCCACATCAGCGCCGTCAGCGTGAACAGACCCAGATAGACCGCCGCCTGGGGCGGCAGCCCCGCACGATCCGCCAGCCACCAGACCAACGGCGGAACCACCAGGGCGGCACCCCAGCCGATCCGCTGCCTCCAGGGCAACGGACGGGCTGCGGCCACAGGCACGGGCGGATGGGCGGGAGGCGAAAGCTCGCCTAATCGCGCCGCCAGACCGAGCAACGCGCCGGATTTCAGCGGCGGATTGTGTGACGCGAGTTCGAGCAGGGCCGCGCGCGCCACCCGGACGGCGGCAACCGGGGTCACCGCACGCGCATTCGTCAGATGATGGGCATGGGTCGCGCTGTCTGCAAATGCCTCGGCGCCAAAGGCGTCCCCAGCACCCAGCGGCGCGGATGCGCGCGTCGACGCGAGTTCGACCTGACCTTCGAGAATCCAGTAGGCATGCCGCGCCTGATCGCCTGCCCTGTAGATTTCGTCGCCCGCCGCGAAGTCACAGGACTCGGTGGCGGCAAGCAGCCGGGCGCGATCCAGCGGCGAAAACTGGGCGAGCAGCGGGTGTTCCTGAATGGTGATGGCGAGTCGATCAGCCTGCATCGGGGGTACGGAACCAGAATGTTTGAAGCACTGTAACCAAAAAACCCGCCATGTTGGGAAACATGCGGGCTTTTCGATGACTGGCGGAGAGGGTGGGATTCGAACCCACGGTGCGGGGAAACCGCACGCCTGATTTCGAGTCAGGTACATTCGACCACTCTGCCACCTCTCCGGATCGACTGCGGTCAAGCCGTGCATTCTAGCATAAAAAACACAGCACTCTGGTGCACCAGCATTGCTGGAAGCTGACAAACCACTTATAGTGAAACAAGGCGTAGCAAACAGTTGGAGGACACCATGAACATCCAAGCGCTGCATTTCATGCTCGACGCCGACGGCAATGGCGTCATTGCGGGCTGGGAAATCCTCGCGGCCCTGAAGTGGTTCTTCACGCTACCAGGCCGCCTGCTGGTCGAAGGCCTGGGCAACATCCCCATCATCGCCGATGCCTTCGGCATCCAGGCGTCACAGGCCACAGGCTACGCCAGTTTTCACGGTTTGCTGGCAACCGGATCCAGCCTGGTGTTCTGGGTCCTCGTCCTGTATTTGCTGACCCGCATCGGTTCCAGTCACGAGGACGACAGCGCCCCTATCGCACCGCCCGCCGTACCCGGCATGCCCCACTATCGCGGGCCGAAACACCGGAACCACACTGGCTGACATGACACGCGCGACGCGGCGGGACTGGCCCGCCGCATCGGCCCTGCACGATCACCCTGCGGACATGGGCAAGACGCCTACTTTGACTGAATGATTTCCAGCCCGCCCATGTAGGGCCGCAGTACCGCCGGAATCACGATGCTGCCGTCGGCCTGCTGATAGTTTTCCAGCACAGCGACCATGGCGCGCCCCACCGCCAGCCCCGAACCGTTCAGGGTATGCAGGTATTCGGGTTTGGCCTTGGGGCCTTCCGGACGGAAACGGCCCTGCAGGCGGCGCGCCTGAAAATCCAGGCAGTTCGACACGGACGAGATCTCGCGCCACGTGTTCTGGGCAGGCAGCCAGACTTCCAGGTCGTAAGTCTTGGCCGAGCCAAACCCCATGTCCCCGGCGCACAGCAGCACTACGCGATACGGCAGACCCAGGGCCTGCAGCACGTGTTCGGCGTGGCCGACCATCTCGTCGAGCGCCTGCCAGGACTGGTCCGGATGTACGATCTGCACCATTTCGACCTTGTCGAACTGGTGCTGGCGAATCAGGCCGCGCAGATCGCGACCGCCACTGCCCGCCTCGGAACGGAAGCACGGCGTGTGAGCTGTCAGCTTGACCGGCAGATCCTGCGCATCCAGGATGCGGTCGCGCACCGAACCCGTCAGCGGGATTTCCGCCGTGGAAATCAGGTACAGATCTTCGGCCTGGCCTTCGTCATCCGGCGTGCTGCCCTGCCCGCCCTTGGTGACCCAGAACATGTCGTCCTTGAACTTCGGCAACTGGCCCGTGCCATACAGCGTCGAGCTGTTGACGATGTAGGGCGTATAGCATTCCTGATAGCCGTGTTCACCGGTCTGCAGATCCAGCATGAATTGCGCCAGCGCGCGATGCAGGCGGGCAACGGGGCCGCGCAGCATCATGAAGCGCGCCCCTACCAAGGAACGGGCAGCCTCGAAATCCAGACCCAGGGGCTCGGCCAGCGTCACATGGTCACGCGGCTCGAAACCCAGGCCGGCCGGGTTGCCATCCGGTCCCGCCGTGCCGGGCAGCCAGCGGCGCACTTCGACGTTGTCCACCTCGGACGCGCCATCGGGCACACTGTCGTCCGGCAGGTTGGGGATGGTCATCAGCCACTGTGATAGTTCCTGCTGCACCGCCGCCAGGTCCTGCTCCAGGGCTTTCAGGCGATCAGGAATCGCCTGGGATTCCGCCAGCACGGCAGAGGCATCTTCACCCCGGAACTTCATCTGACCGATCTGCTTGGCCAGCGCATTGCGGCGTGCCTGCAGTTCCTCGGTCTGCACCTGGACAGCCTTGCGGCGGGCTTCCAGGGCATGGTAGCGATCCGTATCGAAAGTCAGGCCACGGCGGCCCAGTGCCCGCACGACGCGGTCCAGGTCCTTGCGCAGCAGATTGGTGTCTAGCATGGTGATGGGCGAATGATGAAGACCCACGGGAAAAAGATCCCGAAAAGGCCGTGACTGGGCCCGAACAGCGGACGGACCAAAACCGGCGCCACGAATGACGGCATCCGAAGCCCGGATATTGTATTAAATTAAATGATCGAACCCCGATTTCAACGAACACACTGACTCATGCAGGACATCATCCGCTTCATCGCCGCCCAAGAACTGCAACCCACCCCGTGGAAGAACGGGGGCGGCGTCACCCGCCAGATCGTCATCCACCCGGCTGATGCCAGCGCCGACGATTTCATCTGGCGCATCAGTGCCGCCGACGTGGCGTCGGCTGGCCCCTTTTCGTACTGGGAGGACATCGACCGCATCCTGGTTCTGACCGAAGGCGGGCCCATGCGCCTGATCCGCACGGATACCGGCCGGGAAACGCTGCTGGAAGCCGGCACACGGCTGTATTTCGCAGGCGAAACGCCCTACACCGCCGAACTGCCGGCCGGCCCCGTGCGGGATTTCAACCTGATGCTGCGCCGCAAACAGGCCCATGGCTGTGTGGACATGCGCAGCGGCCACCAGAAATTGCCCCTGCGTCCCGGCGACACCATCCTGCATTGCGTGCAGGGCCGGTATCAGGCCGATCTGCCGGCGCATCTGGGTGGACGGCGCATTCTGGACACCGGCGACACACTGCACATCACGCTGGACTACGTGCCGTTTTTCACCCTGGATCTGAGCCCGCTGACGCCGGATGCCCGGCTGGTGGATGCCCGGGTGAATCTGTATCCCTGATCCAACGAGATCGGTGCGACCCGGGCCGAAACTTCGTCGAGGACGACATGCGGGTCGGTCTCATCGAGCCAGCCGCATCAGCAACCCAGCGCAGTCTCCGCCGCCGCCCGTGCATGAATTGCCGTGGTATCGAACAGCGGGACGCCGGCATCTTTCTGCCCGACCAGCAGGGAAATTTCGGTACAGCCCAGGATGATGCCTTGGGCGCCGCGGTCGGCCAGGCGCTGCATCACCACGCGATAGGCTTGACGCGAGGCATCTTCGATGCGGCCTAGGCACAGTTCTTCGTAGATCACGCGGTGGACGAGCGCCCGATCCTCCGGAGTCGGCACCAGCACCTCGATGCCGTGGGCATCCTGCAGACGGTCACGGTAGAACGCCTGTTCCATGGTGAAAGCGGTACCCAGCAGCCCAATACGGCTCAAGCCAGCCTGGCGGATCACGGCTGCCGTCGGGTCGGCGATATGCAGCAGCGGGATCCGAACGGCCGTCTCGATGGCGGGCGCGACCTTGTGCATGGTGTTGGTGCACAGCACCAGGAAATCCGCACCGGCACGTTCCAGGGCACTGGCCGCATTCGCCAGGACGACGCCGGCGGCATCCCAGTCGCCCCGGTGCTGCAACTGCTCGATTTCAGCAAAATCAACACTATAGAGGACTATCCTGGCAGAATGGAGGCCGCCCAGCCGGGCCTTCACGGCTTCGTTGATCTGGCGGTAATACGGCACGGTGGATTCCCAGCTCATGCCGCCGATCAGGCCAATGGTTTTCATGGTTTCAGCCCCCTCCCGCTTCCTCATCCCACTTTCGCAGCTGTGACAGCTTCTCGCCGATCTTGATTTCCAGCCCGCGGGGCGCTGGCTGATACCAGCCTGGTTCAACCATGCCATCGGGCAGGTAGGTTTCGCCCGCCGCATAGGCATTGGGCTCGTCGTGGGCATACCGGTACTCATGCCCATAACCCAGTTCCTTCATCAGCTTGGTCGGGGCATTGCGCAGATGCACGGGTACCTCGCGGCTCTTGTCCTGCTTGACGAAGGCGCGGGCCTGGTTGTAGGCCATATAGCCGGCGTTGCTCTTGGCTGCGATAGCCAGGTAGATGACGGCCTGCCCCAGCGCCAGTTCGCCTTCCGGCGAACCCAGACGTTCATAGGTGGCCGCCGCATCGTTGGCGATCTGCAGGGCGCGGGGGTCGGCCAGGCCGATGTCTTCCCAGGCCATGCGAACAATGCGCCGCGCCAGGTAGCGCGGATCCGCGCCGCCATCCAGCATCCGGGTCAGCCAGTACAGGGCGGCATCGGGGTGGGATCCGCGCACGGATTTGTGCAGAGCGGAAATCTGATCGTAGAAGTTGTCGCCGCCCTTGTCGAAACGACGAGCATTCAGGGTCAGCGCGTTCTGAATGAAACCGGCATCGATCCGCGTGATGCCGCTGGCGCCGGCCGCGGTCTGGCACTGTTCCAGCAGATTCAGCAGGCGCCGGGCGTCGCCGTCGGCATAACCGACCAGCGTATCGACGGCCAAATCGTCGAATGCCAGGTCCCCCATGGCCTGCGTGCGCGCCCGTTGCGCGAGCAGCCGCAATTCGTCTTCTGTCAGGGACTTCAGGACATAGACCTGGGCGCGCGACAGCAGGGCCGAATTGACCTCGAAGGACGGGTTTTCCGTCGTCGCGCCGATAAACGTCACCAAGCCGCTTTCGACAAATGGCAACAGCGCATCCTGCTGGGATTTGTTGAAGCGGTGGATTTCATCCACGAACAGGATGGTGGGCTGGCCTCCGGCCCGATTCTGTTCGGCCTGGGCCATGGCGGCGCGAATGTCCTTGACGCCCGAGAACACGGCGGACAAGGCGATGAAGGCGCAATCGAAGGCGCTGGCGGTCAGCCGCGCCAGGGTGGTCTTGCCCACGCCCGGCGGCCCCCAGAAAATCATGGAATGCGGCTTGCCGGACTGGAAGGCCAGCCGCAGCGGCTTGCCCTCGCCCAGCAGGTGGGACTGGCCGATGACCTCGTCCAGGGACTTCGGACGTAATGCCTCGGCCAGCGGGGCATTGACGGCTGGCCCCGGCGGGGATGACGCGGCCGGCCCCCGGCCGGGAACGCCGCCTGGGGCACTTCCGGAAAATCCGGCGGCACCTGGGTCCGGCGCATCCCCCAGCAGGTCACCCTGTGTCGCCATCAGTTCATCTTCACCAGATCGGCGCCCTTGGGCACGGTGAACTGGAACTGGCCGGCGGGGATCGCGGGGTTGGCCTTCAGATCCGAAAACTGGATGCGCGACGTCTGGCCAAAGGCATCCAGCA
Protein-coding regions in this window:
- a CDS encoding replication-associated recombination protein A, with the protein product MATQGDLLGDAPDPGAAGFSGSAPGGVPGRGPAASSPPGPAVNAPLAEALRPKSLDEVIGQSHLLGEGKPLRLAFQSGKPHSMIFWGPPGVGKTTLARLTASAFDCAFIALSAVFSGVKDIRAAMAQAEQNRAGGQPTILFVDEIHRFNKSQQDALLPFVESGLVTFIGATTENPSFEVNSALLSRAQVYVLKSLTEDELRLLAQRARTQAMGDLAFDDLAVDTLVGYADGDARRLLNLLEQCQTAAGASGITRIDAGFIQNALTLNARRFDKGGDNFYDQISALHKSVRGSHPDAALYWLTRMLDGGADPRYLARRIVRMAWEDIGLADPRALQIANDAAATYERLGSPEGELALGQAVIYLAIAAKSNAGYMAYNQARAFVKQDKSREVPVHLRNAPTKLMKELGYGHEYRYAHDEPNAYAAGETYLPDGMVEPGWYQPAPRGLEIKIGEKLSQLRKWDEEAGGG
- a CDS encoding SLC13 family permease, whose amino-acid sequence is MQADRLAITIQEHPLLAQFSPLDRARLLAATESCDFAAGDEIYRAGDQARHAYWILEGQVELASTRASAPLGAGDAFGAEAFADSATHAHHLTNARAVTPVAAVRVARAALLELASHNPPLKSGALLGLAARLGELSPPAHPPVPVAAARPLPWRQRIGWGAALVVPPLVWWLADRAGLPPQAAVYLGLFTLTALMWLFALVDEFIPPIMAVVAMLFIDLVPADVALHGFYSRTFLLLLGVYALAAVMVSSGLAYRFMLWVLVRLPDSAFWHRAALTLFGFLLSIVMPSANARLALLLPLYREMDDSLGARAQSREASALMIAVFTGATLFSPLLLTAKSSNLAAFVSLPTQVRAEYQGLGWLVSAAVVAVGLLGVHALAMRFLFRAEVSRPLPVARIQAQMTLLGPLRAPEWVAALAFLVFLLGAIVPQWHQSQTAWLAGFVLIGLLILGLFNKGAFKTQIDWPLIFFLLCLDGLTEAIHYLGLDVLMIQAIGHHLDWVGGSLGWFILLALVVTVALRLVLPLTAGMILAVTVLMPIGLEQGIHPWLVVFLASLFSDIWFMPHQNSALQQALAAGLRSRCDEMLFFRYAWWLNPLRIVLAYASIPYWKWLGLY
- the serS gene encoding serine--tRNA ligase; translated protein: MLDTNLLRKDLDRVVRALGRRGLTFDTDRYHALEARRKAVQVQTEELQARRNALAKQIGQMKFRGEDASAVLAESQAIPDRLKALEQDLAAVQQELSQWLMTIPNLPDDSVPDGASEVDNVEVRRWLPGTAGPDGNPAGLGFEPRDHVTLAEPLGLDFEAARSLVGARFMMLRGPVARLHRALAQFMLDLQTGEHGYQECYTPYIVNSSTLYGTGQLPKFKDDMFWVTKGGQGSTPDDEGQAEDLYLISTAEIPLTGSVRDRILDAQDLPVKLTAHTPCFRSEAGSGGRDLRGLIRQHQFDKVEMVQIVHPDQSWQALDEMVGHAEHVLQALGLPYRVVLLCAGDMGFGSAKTYDLEVWLPAQNTWREISSVSNCLDFQARRLQGRFRPEGPKAKPEYLHTLNGSGLAVGRAMVAVLENYQQADGSIVIPAVLRPYMGGLEIIQSK
- a CDS encoding aspartate/glutamate racemase family protein codes for the protein MKTIGLIGGMSWESTVPYYRQINEAVKARLGGLHSARIVLYSVDFAEIEQLQHRGDWDAAGVVLANAASALERAGADFLVLCTNTMHKVAPAIETAVRIPLLHIADPTAAVIRQAGLSRIGLLGTAFTMEQAFYRDRLQDAHGIEVLVPTPEDRALVHRVIYEELCLGRIEDASRQAYRVVMQRLADRGAQGIILGCTEISLLVGQKDAGVPLFDTTAIHARAAAETALGC
- a CDS encoding HutD family protein, whose amino-acid sequence is MQDIIRFIAAQELQPTPWKNGGGVTRQIVIHPADASADDFIWRISAADVASAGPFSYWEDIDRILVLTEGGPMRLIRTDTGRETLLEAGTRLYFAGETPYTAELPAGPVRDFNLMLRRKQAHGCVDMRSGHQKLPLRPGDTILHCVQGRYQADLPAHLGGRRILDTGDTLHITLDYVPFFTLDLSPLTPDARLVDARVNLYP